One window of the Sphaerochaeta associata genome contains the following:
- a CDS encoding DUF6672 family protein, producing the protein MSITFNRKTWIRLSAIIVLLAFSVFLFFIGRQHTVLVDNKTITVNGAEVRALQLVEVQVNKLDGLELAARDRDKFEVTGQTHKVTVVYTDSNWEEHVITRKFKIPLMQDMVMILVPALVADADADQSIWLENYEPPTYAMTAAPAEETVVTDDLAGLVTAM; encoded by the coding sequence ATGAGCATTACCTTCAATCGTAAAACATGGATTCGCCTTTCCGCCATCATTGTACTGCTGGCCTTCTCCGTATTTCTCTTTTTCATCGGAAGGCAGCACACGGTTCTGGTGGATAACAAGACCATCACGGTCAATGGAGCCGAGGTCAGGGCCTTGCAGTTGGTTGAGGTCCAGGTCAACAAGCTTGATGGATTGGAACTCGCTGCCCGCGACCGTGACAAGTTCGAGGTGACCGGACAAACCCACAAGGTGACGGTAGTCTATACCGACTCCAATTGGGAAGAGCATGTGATCACCCGAAAGTTCAAGATCCCCTTGATGCAGGACATGGTCATGATTCTTGTGCCGGCCTTGGTTGCCGATGCAGATGCTGATCAAAGCATCTGGCTTGAGAATTATGAGCCGCCTACCTACGCAATGACGGCTGCTCCTGCCGAGGAGACGGTGGTAACCGACGACCTTGCCGGGTTGGTCACTGCGATGTAA
- a CDS encoding ABC transporter permease subunit, giving the protein MKLQMTNTQKVLRFMANNTVPILFLVICAFGIPLSGYSANYLLSEIIIRIVRNSFLIVSLLIPILAGMGLNFGMTLGAMAGQIGLIFISDWGIVGIPGMLLAMIISTPISILLGWWCGKILNMAKGREMVTSYIIGFFMNGIYQLIVLYGMGAVIPIRSNALVLPRGYGIRNTVNLIGIRKSLDNLLTVRLFGIPIPLATLALIALLCLFVLWFKKTKLGQDMRAVGQDMEVARAAGIRVEHTRIISIIISTVFAGFGMIVYMQNIGTLNTYNSHMQIGMFSVAALLVGGATVAKANIRNVFLGVILFHLMFIVSPMAGKNLIGQAQLGEYFRVFVSYGVITISLVLYEVRKKRDENIAGLELAADQGVQA; this is encoded by the coding sequence ATGAAACTTCAGATGACCAATACACAAAAAGTACTTCGCTTCATGGCCAACAATACCGTGCCGATTCTTTTCTTGGTGATTTGTGCATTCGGTATTCCTCTCAGTGGATATTCGGCAAACTACCTGCTTAGTGAAATCATTATTCGAATCGTCAGAAACTCCTTCCTGATTGTCAGCCTTTTGATCCCCATCCTTGCCGGTATGGGATTGAACTTTGGCATGACTCTCGGTGCCATGGCTGGGCAGATCGGGCTGATCTTCATCAGTGACTGGGGCATCGTAGGCATCCCGGGCATGTTGCTGGCGATGATCATCTCCACCCCCATCTCAATACTTCTGGGGTGGTGGTGCGGCAAGATCCTGAACATGGCCAAGGGCCGTGAGATGGTTACCAGCTACATCATCGGCTTTTTCATGAACGGTATCTATCAGCTGATCGTTCTCTATGGCATGGGGGCGGTTATTCCGATTCGATCAAACGCACTGGTGCTTCCCAGAGGCTATGGGATCCGCAATACCGTCAACTTGATCGGTATCCGTAAATCCTTGGATAATCTGTTGACTGTCCGTCTCTTTGGTATACCGATACCCCTCGCCACCCTGGCCTTGATTGCTCTTCTGTGTCTGTTTGTGCTCTGGTTCAAGAAGACCAAGCTCGGACAGGATATGCGTGCGGTAGGACAGGATATGGAAGTTGCACGGGCAGCAGGCATCAGGGTTGAGCATACCCGCATCATCTCGATCATCATCTCCACGGTGTTTGCCGGATTTGGCATGATCGTGTACATGCAGAACATCGGCACCCTGAACACCTACAACAGCCATATGCAGATCGGCATGTTCAGCGTTGCCGCCCTCCTGGTTGGTGGTGCCACAGTTGCAAAAGCAAACATCAGAAACGTTTTCCTTGGTGTCATTTTGTTCCATTTGATGTTCATCGTATCCCCGATGGCAGGTAAGAACCTTATCGGTCAGGCACAGCTTGGAGAGTACTTCCGGGTATTTGTCTCCTATGGGGTTATCACCATCTCGCTTGTCCTGTATGAGGTGAGAAAGAAGCGGGACGAGAATATTGCAGGCCTTGAGCTTGCAGCCGATCAGGGGGTGCAGGCATGA
- a CDS encoding ABC transporter permease subunit, translating to MNFEKLTASIKGMVHSFGLPRVIIALFLLVLFILAPFVGVNVGTSLSDTLNRFGMNAVMVLAMVPMIHSGCGLNFGLPLGIIAGLLGATLSLQINIGGPFSFVLAVLLATPFAVILGWGYGQLLNKVKGGEMMIATYVGFSSVAFMCIMWLLLPYNNPTMVWGYSGSGLRTTISVEGYYLHVLNDLLSIRLSDHLVIPTGMILFFALLAFIIWAFLHTKTGTAMTAVGSNPVFARASGINVDRIRTLSVVMSTWLGAIGILVYQQSFGFIQLYMGPFYMALPAVSAILIGGASVNKASILNVVIGTFLFQGIVTMTPSVMNSMIHTDMSEVIRIVVSNGMILYALTRKTEAVR from the coding sequence ATGAACTTCGAAAAGCTGACAGCTTCGATAAAGGGCATGGTGCACTCCTTCGGGCTTCCACGAGTCATTATCGCCTTGTTTTTGTTGGTTCTCTTCATTCTCGCACCGTTTGTGGGGGTTAATGTCGGAACCAGCCTTTCTGATACCCTCAACCGATTCGGAATGAACGCAGTCATGGTATTGGCCATGGTGCCGATGATTCACAGCGGTTGCGGCTTGAACTTCGGCCTTCCTTTGGGAATCATCGCAGGGCTTCTTGGAGCGACTCTCAGCCTGCAGATCAATATCGGTGGTCCGTTCTCATTCGTCCTGGCGGTCCTTCTGGCCACTCCGTTCGCCGTCATTCTCGGCTGGGGATATGGGCAGTTGCTCAACAAGGTCAAGGGTGGTGAGATGATGATCGCCACCTATGTCGGGTTTTCCAGTGTAGCCTTTATGTGCATCATGTGGCTGCTGCTGCCGTATAACAATCCCACCATGGTCTGGGGGTACAGTGGTTCGGGGCTTCGTACCACCATTTCCGTGGAAGGTTACTACCTGCATGTGCTGAACGACCTGCTGTCGATTCGGCTCAGTGATCACTTGGTCATTCCAACCGGTATGATTCTGTTCTTCGCCTTGCTGGCATTCATCATCTGGGCCTTTCTGCATACCAAGACAGGAACTGCTATGACCGCTGTCGGATCGAACCCTGTGTTCGCCAGGGCGAGCGGCATCAACGTCGATCGTATCAGGACGTTGAGTGTAGTCATGTCGACATGGTTGGGTGCCATAGGCATCCTCGTGTATCAGCAGAGCTTTGGATTCATCCAGCTCTACATGGGACCCTTCTACATGGCATTGCCTGCCGTCTCGGCGATTCTCATCGGCGGGGCGTCGGTGAACAAGGCCTCCATCCTGAACGTTGTGATAGGGACTTTCCTGTTCCAGGGTATTGTCACCATGACGCCTTCGGTTATGAACTCGATGATTCATACTGACATGAGTGAGGTTATCAGAATTGTGGTTTCCAATGGTATGATCCTCTACGCCCTGACCAGAAAAACGGAGGCAGTACGATGA
- a CDS encoding sugar ABC transporter ATP-binding protein has protein sequence MNENDAPLLEMRHISKDFFGNQVLSDINFSLKKGEILGLVGENGAGKSTLMKILFGMDEIHQTGGFGGDVLMHGQKVEFASPIDALAKGIGMVHQEFSLLPDFTATENILLNREPLKYTWLSEVFGERMNKLDRAQMDDISKRAIGRLNVPLDADMLVSQMPVGHKQFTEIARELSKEASEATEGIKLLVLDEPTAVLSEQEADSLLSAMRKLSEAGIAIIFITHRLQEIIDVCDTIMVMRDGKIIKTVPAKGVVITDIARWMVGRDVNTAQRQAREFDYQKSPVILSMENLWVNMPGETVRNVNLAVHKGEILGIGGMAGQGKLGIPNGAMGLFPAGGKITFEGKQIDLNNPRNFLDAGMAFVSEDRRGVGLLLDETLEWNISFTAMQVQEKYLKKYLGGAIKWRDQDAIEEETENYVKQLEIRCTSTKQKAKELSGGNQQKVCLAKAFAVAPKLLFVSEPTRGIDIGAKSLVLKALRKYNEESGTTIVMISSELEELRAICDRIAIISDGKVFGILPATTDSAEFGLLMVGQTSQLQQGGSV, from the coding sequence ATGAATGAGAACGATGCTCCCTTGCTGGAGATGAGACACATCAGCAAGGACTTCTTCGGCAACCAAGTACTCAGTGACATCAATTTCTCCCTGAAAAAAGGGGAGATATTGGGCCTTGTCGGTGAGAATGGTGCAGGAAAGTCCACCTTGATGAAAATTCTCTTTGGCATGGATGAGATCCATCAAACCGGTGGATTTGGCGGGGATGTCCTGATGCATGGACAAAAGGTTGAATTCGCTTCCCCCATTGATGCTTTGGCGAAAGGAATCGGCATGGTGCACCAGGAGTTTTCCCTGTTGCCTGATTTTACCGCCACAGAGAATATTTTACTCAACCGTGAACCGCTTAAGTACACGTGGCTGAGCGAAGTGTTCGGAGAGAGGATGAACAAACTCGATCGTGCACAGATGGACGATATTTCCAAGCGAGCCATCGGCCGGTTGAATGTCCCCCTCGATGCCGACATGTTGGTTTCCCAAATGCCTGTAGGTCACAAGCAGTTCACTGAGATTGCCCGAGAGCTCAGCAAGGAGGCCTCCGAGGCTACCGAAGGAATCAAGCTGTTGGTCCTTGATGAGCCGACCGCTGTCCTCTCGGAGCAGGAAGCCGACAGCCTGCTCTCTGCAATGCGCAAGCTCAGCGAAGCCGGGATTGCCATAATCTTCATAACACACCGCCTGCAGGAAATTATTGATGTCTGCGACACCATCATGGTCATGCGTGATGGAAAAATCATCAAGACGGTTCCCGCAAAAGGCGTGGTGATAACCGATATCGCCCGCTGGATGGTCGGTCGTGATGTGAACACCGCCCAGCGTCAGGCCCGTGAGTTCGACTATCAGAAATCACCGGTGATTCTTTCCATGGAAAACCTGTGGGTGAACATGCCCGGTGAGACGGTACGAAATGTGAACCTTGCGGTGCACAAGGGAGAGATTTTGGGTATCGGAGGAATGGCGGGACAAGGAAAGCTCGGTATTCCGAATGGAGCCATGGGGTTGTTTCCCGCCGGAGGAAAAATCACCTTCGAGGGTAAGCAGATTGATCTGAATAATCCCCGTAATTTCCTTGATGCCGGTATGGCGTTTGTAAGTGAAGACCGCCGTGGAGTGGGGTTGTTGCTCGATGAGACACTTGAGTGGAACATCTCTTTCACTGCCATGCAGGTCCAGGAGAAGTACCTCAAGAAGTACCTTGGTGGTGCCATTAAATGGCGGGACCAAGATGCAATCGAAGAAGAGACAGAGAATTATGTGAAGCAGCTGGAGATCCGCTGTACCAGCACCAAGCAGAAAGCGAAGGAGCTCAGCGGAGGCAACCAGCAGAAGGTTTGTCTGGCCAAGGCTTTTGCGGTCGCTCCGAAGCTCTTGTTTGTATCCGAACCTACCCGGGGAATCGACATTGGGGCAAAGAGCCTTGTACTTAAGGCCCTCAGGAAATACAACGAGGAGAGTGGGACAACCATTGTTATGATATCCAGTGAACTTGAAGAACTTCGGGCGATTTGCGACCGGATAGCCATTATCAGCGACGGTAAGGTGTTCGGTATCTTGCCGGCAACCACCGATAGTGCTGAATTCGGTTTGTTGATGGTCGGCCAGACCAGCCAGCTCCAACAAGGAGGGAGTGTATGA
- a CDS encoding DUF3798 domain-containing protein, with protein sequence MKKTLALVLCILLVSAVFVSCGKKEAPATVETKTEAAPVATAAPAAPAPAAKPAASDFHVGIVTGTVSQSEDDLRGAERLIEEYGSVSTGGIIQHVTYPDNFMDEAETTISVISGLADDPKMKAIIVNQAIPGTTEAFRRVKERRPDIITIAGEAHEDPNVIQTSADLAVNNDFVARGYLIIRTAHELGCDTFVHISFPRHMSYETMSRRVAIMRATCEELGMKFVLETAPDPTSDVGVAGAQQYILEKVPAWIESYGKNAAFFCTNDAHTEPLLKQLLAYGGYFIEADLPSPLMGYPGALGIDLSAEAGNFSAILKKVEASVVAKGGAGRFGTWAYSYGYTSTAGLGQHAINVLKGESELLKLSDLMKAYGKYTADAKWNGSFYTDVNTGVRARNHVLIYQDTYMMGKGYMGNADLVVPEKYFSIK encoded by the coding sequence ATGAAAAAGACCTTAGCTCTTGTTCTCTGTATTTTACTTGTCAGTGCTGTCTTTGTTTCCTGTGGAAAGAAAGAAGCTCCTGCCACTGTTGAGACCAAGACAGAAGCTGCCCCCGTAGCAACCGCAGCTCCTGCAGCTCCCGCTCCTGCAGCCAAGCCCGCTGCCAGTGACTTCCATGTTGGTATTGTTACCGGTACCGTCTCCCAGTCTGAAGATGATCTGCGTGGTGCAGAACGCCTGATCGAGGAGTATGGTTCGGTTTCTACCGGTGGCATCATCCAGCATGTCACCTATCCTGACAACTTCATGGACGAAGCTGAGACCACCATCAGTGTCATCAGCGGTCTCGCCGATGACCCGAAGATGAAGGCCATCATTGTCAACCAGGCCATTCCTGGAACCACCGAGGCTTTCCGTCGCGTCAAGGAGAGAAGACCCGACATCATCACCATCGCCGGTGAAGCCCATGAGGACCCGAATGTAATCCAGACCTCTGCAGACCTCGCTGTCAACAATGACTTTGTGGCCCGCGGCTATCTGATCATCCGCACCGCTCATGAGCTTGGTTGCGATACATTCGTGCACATCTCGTTCCCCAGGCACATGAGCTATGAAACCATGAGCCGCCGCGTTGCCATCATGCGTGCAACTTGTGAGGAACTTGGTATGAAGTTCGTGCTTGAGACCGCTCCCGATCCGACCTCCGACGTCGGTGTCGCCGGTGCCCAGCAGTACATCCTGGAGAAGGTTCCCGCATGGATCGAATCCTACGGCAAGAATGCTGCCTTCTTCTGCACCAACGATGCTCACACCGAGCCCCTGCTCAAGCAGCTTCTGGCCTATGGTGGTTACTTCATCGAAGCCGACCTCCCCAGCCCGCTGATGGGATATCCTGGAGCTCTGGGCATCGACCTCTCTGCTGAGGCTGGCAACTTTAGTGCCATTCTCAAGAAGGTTGAAGCCTCTGTTGTCGCCAAGGGCGGCGCAGGCCGCTTTGGTACCTGGGCTTATTCCTATGGTTACACCTCCACTGCCGGTTTGGGCCAGCATGCCATCAACGTGCTCAAAGGCGAGAGCGAACTGCTCAAGCTTTCGGACCTGATGAAGGCTTATGGCAAGTACACCGCTGATGCAAAGTGGAATGGTTCTTTCTACACTGATGTCAACACTGGTGTCAGAGCTCGCAACCACGTCCTCATTTACCAGGACACCTACATGATGGGCAAGGGCTACATGGGCAATGCTGACCTCGTTGTTCCCGAGAAGTATTTCTCCATCAAATAA
- the rlmB gene encoding 23S rRNA (guanosine(2251)-2'-O)-methyltransferase RlmB, translated as MGEKIIGFHAIEEGLKRAASGSVLYLVRGMGSNTQTLERQAQLSGKVIVKKIAKVEMDRMVDQADHRGAVLDLMVPVKGAGARIPAMSVKEFCAGLKEDDSALVLVLDEITDPQNLGAILRSADQFSVSLVIIPERRSAQANTTVVKVSSGAAHYVPLATVTNMNREIEFLKKEGFWVYGASMNGQAVYKTVFPKRTVLVMGNEGKGIGQLTQKLCDHMVTIPMTGHIDSLNVSVATGILLYEVRRQQATK; from the coding sequence ATGGGTGAGAAAATTATTGGCTTCCATGCCATTGAAGAAGGACTTAAACGAGCAGCCTCCGGGTCTGTTCTCTATCTTGTGCGTGGAATGGGAAGCAACACCCAGACGCTGGAGCGACAGGCTCAGCTGAGCGGCAAGGTAATCGTCAAGAAGATTGCAAAGGTCGAGATGGATCGCATGGTCGACCAGGCCGACCATAGAGGAGCGGTTCTGGATCTTATGGTTCCTGTCAAAGGCGCTGGTGCCAGAATTCCCGCCATGTCCGTCAAAGAGTTTTGTGCCGGGCTGAAGGAAGACGATTCTGCACTGGTTCTGGTGCTTGATGAGATCACCGACCCCCAGAACCTTGGTGCAATCCTGCGTTCCGCCGACCAATTCTCCGTATCTTTGGTCATCATTCCCGAGAGGAGAAGCGCCCAGGCCAATACCACCGTGGTGAAGGTCTCCTCGGGGGCTGCTCATTACGTACCGCTGGCAACAGTCACCAATATGAATCGTGAGATTGAATTCTTGAAGAAAGAAGGATTCTGGGTCTACGGTGCTTCGATGAACGGGCAGGCTGTGTACAAGACGGTGTTCCCCAAGCGGACCGTTCTGGTAATGGGCAATGAGGGCAAGGGAATCGGGCAGCTGACGCAGAAGCTTTGTGATCATATGGTCACAATTCCGATGACCGGACACATCGATTCATTGAACGTTTCGGTGGCAACCGGTATTCTGCTCTATGAGGTGAGAAGGCAGCAAGCGACCAAGTAA
- the dnaJ gene encoding molecular chaperone DnaJ, translating into MAKRDYYEVLGVGKTSTLEEIKKAYRKLAIANHPDKNPGDKAAEERFKEATEAYDVLGDEKKRKMYDQYGFAGVDGANGGAHDYSNVYRDFSDIFGGGFGGGGFEDIFSSFFGGGGRTQGRGAQRGPEAGSSLRYDVDIEFKDAVFGTKIEVAYSHQVACEECHGSGSQGSSGTKVCPTCNGSGQVRRNSGFFAIASTCPTCNGSGQVIDNPCSSCHGSGLKRKQQKVKVTIPAGVDTGSRVVLRGMGDAGPNGGPAGDLYVYINVKPHKYFVRQDYDLYCQIPISITQASLGAEIQVPTIDGQSIKVNIPAGIQHGKMLRVRERGVTKLNSTDRGDMYIKLMIQVPKRLGMKAKKLMQELSDAMGEETSPNPVPFDED; encoded by the coding sequence GTGGCGAAACGTGATTATTATGAAGTGCTGGGGGTCGGAAAGACCTCGACACTCGAAGAAATTAAGAAGGCATACCGCAAACTGGCTATTGCCAACCATCCGGACAAGAATCCCGGGGATAAGGCGGCTGAGGAACGCTTTAAGGAAGCTACCGAAGCATATGATGTCCTTGGCGACGAAAAGAAGCGCAAAATGTATGACCAGTACGGCTTTGCGGGTGTCGATGGTGCTAATGGCGGCGCTCATGACTACTCCAATGTGTACCGTGACTTCAGCGATATCTTTGGTGGTGGCTTTGGAGGCGGTGGATTTGAGGATATCTTCAGCTCTTTCTTTGGAGGCGGAGGCCGAACCCAGGGCCGGGGTGCCCAACGTGGTCCGGAAGCCGGGTCTTCCCTGCGCTATGATGTGGATATCGAATTCAAGGATGCCGTTTTCGGGACGAAAATCGAGGTTGCCTACTCGCATCAGGTGGCTTGTGAAGAGTGCCATGGATCGGGTTCGCAGGGCAGCAGCGGTACCAAGGTTTGTCCGACCTGTAACGGCAGCGGCCAGGTAAGACGCAACAGCGGCTTCTTCGCCATCGCCAGCACGTGTCCGACCTGTAATGGAAGCGGCCAGGTGATCGATAATCCCTGTTCTTCCTGTCATGGCAGTGGGTTGAAGCGAAAGCAGCAGAAAGTCAAGGTGACCATTCCTGCAGGAGTCGATACCGGAAGCAGGGTTGTCCTGCGCGGTATGGGTGATGCCGGTCCCAACGGCGGACCCGCCGGTGATTTGTATGTATACATCAATGTGAAGCCTCACAAGTATTTTGTACGGCAGGATTATGATTTGTACTGCCAGATTCCCATCTCAATTACCCAGGCTTCACTAGGAGCCGAGATACAGGTACCAACCATCGATGGGCAGTCGATCAAGGTGAACATTCCTGCCGGCATCCAACATGGGAAAATGCTCAGGGTGAGGGAGAGGGGAGTTACCAAACTCAACTCAACCGACAGAGGCGATATGTATATCAAGCTTATGATCCAAGTTCCTAAGCGCTTGGGGATGAAGGCAAAGAAGCTGATGCAGGAACTTTCGGATGCAATGGGTGAAGAGACTTCGCCGAATCCAGTTCCATTTGATGAAGATTAA
- the dnaK gene encoding molecular chaperone DnaK: MGRIIGIDLGTTNSCVAVMEGNDPVVIANSEGQRTTPSIVAFTSKGDRLVGQPAKNQMVTNAENTVYSIKRFMGRKYNEVPSELGKIPYKVVAKNGDEIKVDIRGESYSPQEISAAILQKMKKTAEDYLGEPVTEAVITVPAYFNDAQRQATKDAGRIAGFDVKRVVNEPTAAALAYGLGKDASKEEKIAVYDLGGGTFDISILELGDGVFEVKSTNGDTHLGGDDFDQRIIEWMISEFKKSNAIDLSSDKMALQRLREAAEKAKIELSNSTSTDINLPFITADSTGPKHLQMTLSRAKFEQLVADLIERSKLPVKNALRDAGLTAADIDEVILVGGSTRIPAVQAMVRELFGKEPHKGVNPDEVVAMGAAIQGGILGGNVKDVLLLDVTPLSLGIETLGGVCTRLIERNTTIPTRKSQIFSTAADGQTAVSIHVLQGEREMASQNRTLGKFDLIGIPAAPRGVPQIEVTFDIDANGIVHVSAKDLGTGKEQKIRIESSSGLSDAEIDKMVKEAEAHAEEDKRERARIDARNEADSLIYSTEKSLKEYGNKISSEDKAKIESAIADLKRVMENQGAGAEEIKAKNEALQQAAYKLAEEVYKHSAAQGADASQAQEEPSEASQPKHKKDGVEDADFEVVD, encoded by the coding sequence ATGGGAAGAATTATCGGAATTGACTTGGGTACCACCAATAGCTGCGTTGCAGTTATGGAAGGTAACGATCCCGTGGTCATCGCTAACAGCGAAGGCCAGAGGACGACTCCCAGTATCGTTGCATTTACCTCCAAGGGCGATCGCTTGGTAGGTCAGCCGGCTAAGAACCAGATGGTTACGAATGCCGAAAACACTGTATATTCCATCAAGCGCTTTATGGGTCGCAAATATAATGAGGTTCCCTCTGAACTTGGAAAAATTCCGTATAAGGTTGTCGCCAAGAATGGCGATGAAATAAAGGTTGATATTCGCGGTGAGTCATATTCTCCACAGGAAATCTCTGCCGCAATTCTCCAGAAGATGAAGAAGACGGCAGAGGACTATCTTGGTGAGCCTGTCACCGAAGCAGTCATCACCGTCCCTGCGTACTTCAACGATGCACAGAGACAGGCAACCAAGGATGCAGGCAGGATTGCCGGTTTTGATGTAAAGCGTGTTGTCAACGAGCCTACTGCTGCAGCTCTTGCCTATGGTCTTGGCAAGGACGCCTCCAAGGAGGAGAAGATTGCAGTGTATGACCTCGGTGGTGGTACCTTTGATATCTCCATCCTTGAGTTGGGCGACGGTGTTTTCGAAGTAAAGTCCACCAATGGTGACACCCACCTCGGTGGTGACGACTTCGACCAGAGAATCATCGAGTGGATGATCAGTGAGTTCAAGAAGTCCAATGCAATCGACCTTTCAAGCGACAAGATGGCTTTGCAGAGACTGCGTGAAGCAGCCGAGAAGGCGAAGATCGAGCTCTCCAACTCGACCAGTACCGACATCAACCTGCCCTTCATCACTGCTGACAGCACCGGTCCGAAACACTTGCAGATGACTCTTTCTCGAGCAAAGTTCGAACAACTCGTCGCCGACCTGATCGAGCGCTCCAAGCTCCCGGTCAAGAATGCTCTTCGTGATGCCGGTCTGACTGCAGCCGATATCGACGAGGTGATCCTCGTTGGTGGTTCCACCAGAATCCCCGCTGTCCAGGCCATGGTCCGTGAGCTGTTCGGCAAGGAGCCCCACAAGGGAGTCAATCCTGATGAGGTTGTAGCCATGGGTGCTGCAATCCAGGGTGGAATCCTCGGTGGAAATGTCAAGGATGTATTGCTTCTGGACGTCACTCCACTCTCTTTGGGCATTGAGACCCTCGGTGGTGTCTGCACCCGTTTAATCGAGCGCAACACGACCATTCCCACCCGCAAGAGCCAGATTTTCTCCACTGCTGCCGACGGGCAGACTGCGGTGAGCATCCATGTTCTGCAGGGTGAGCGTGAGATGGCTTCCCAGAACAGGACCCTTGGCAAGTTCGACTTGATCGGCATTCCTGCCGCACCCCGTGGCGTTCCCCAGATTGAAGTCACCTTCGACATCGACGCCAACGGTATCGTCCACGTTTCTGCAAAGGATCTGGGCACCGGCAAGGAGCAGAAGATTCGCATTGAGTCTTCCAGCGGCCTCAGCGATGCTGAAATCGACAAGATGGTCAAGGAAGCGGAAGCCCACGCCGAAGAGGACAAGAGAGAGCGTGCCCGTATCGATGCCCGTAACGAAGCTGACAGCTTGATCTACTCCACCGAGAAGTCTCTGAAGGAGTATGGGAATAAGATCAGCAGCGAGGACAAGGCAAAGATTGAAAGTGCCATTGCAGACCTCAAGCGTGTAATGGAGAATCAAGGTGCTGGTGCCGAGGAGATCAAGGCGAAGAATGAGGCCTTGCAGCAGGCAGCCTACAAGCTTGCCGAAGAGGTGTACAAGCACAGTGCCGCTCAAGGCGCTGATGCTTCTCAAGCTCAGGAAGAACCTTCCGAAGCTTCCCAGCCGAAGCATAAGAAGGACGGCGTTGAGGATGCTGACTTCGAAGTCGTAGACTAA
- a CDS encoding nucleotide exchange factor GrpE — MDKKDKKSKSDAQDEVKAATAQAVDTQQEEPTSSETAGQDAKVPSELEQKELEIVRLKEQLETAQSELASLKEQMLRDRADLENYRKRLIRDKEDSIRFANENLIKDLLQPLDDFSRALEAAESTKDYAKVHDGVVMVNSQLYSTLEKNWGLQKIESVGKEFNPEEHEAYMVVTDDSLETETVLQEFIVGYKLHGRVLRPSKVKVGKPNV, encoded by the coding sequence ATGGATAAGAAAGATAAGAAAAGCAAGTCTGATGCACAGGATGAAGTAAAGGCTGCGACCGCTCAGGCTGTTGATACTCAGCAAGAAGAACCTACTTCTTCAGAAACAGCAGGACAGGATGCAAAGGTCCCGTCTGAACTTGAACAGAAGGAGTTGGAAATCGTGCGATTGAAAGAACAACTTGAAACGGCTCAGAGTGAGCTTGCCTCCCTTAAGGAGCAGATGCTTCGTGACCGTGCCGATCTTGAAAACTATAGAAAACGTCTCATTCGTGACAAGGAAGATTCCATCAGGTTTGCCAATGAGAATCTGATTAAGGACCTTTTGCAGCCGCTTGATGACTTCAGTCGCGCTTTGGAAGCGGCAGAATCCACCAAGGATTATGCCAAGGTGCATGACGGGGTTGTCATGGTGAATTCCCAGCTCTATTCCACGTTGGAGAAGAATTGGGGTCTTCAGAAGATCGAGTCGGTCGGAAAAGAGTTCAATCCTGAGGAGCACGAGGCCTATATGGTAGTCACCGATGATTCACTGGAAACCGAAACGGTACTACAGGAGTTCATCGTAGGTTACAAGCTTCATGGACGGGTGCTCAGGCCTTCGAAGGTAAAAGTAGGCAAGCCAAACGTTTGA